The genomic DNA CGGGCACACGTCGGGCGCGCTCACTCACCGCAGCGTGAGCGTGATGGCAGAGCAGCTCGGTTTCGAACTGCTCTACGTCAGTGATTTGCCGCACTCCGCACGATCTGTCACAGATCTCGAAAACGGCCGCATCTACCTTCCACCCGCGTCGATTCCCGGCGGCCACGGCCTGAGATCAATGGCTTTGCAGGCCATGGCGCATCGCCTACTCGGGCACACTCAGCCCACCGACTACGCGGACTTCTTGCAGCAGCGGCTGGAGATCAACTACTTCGCGGCATGCTGCCTCATGCCCGAAACCAACGCGGTCGCGATGCTGCACCAAGCCAAGCGTGATCGCGATATCGCTGTCGAAGACTTTAGAGATGCATTTGGAGTCACCCACGAAGCCGCGGGCATGCGGATGACAAACCTCATGACCCAGCATTTCGACATCCCGCTCCACTTTCTCCGGGTCGACAGCGCGGGGGCAATTAACCGCGTGTACGAAAATGATGACCTCCCCCTGCCGATGGATGTCACGGGTGCTGTCGAGGGGCAGGTTGCCTGCAAGTGGTTCTCCGCTCGCTCAGCGTTCAGCGAGCAGAACCGCACTACCGAGCACTACCAGTACACCGACACTCCCTCCGGAACGTTCTGGTGCGCAACCCAAACCGGCACGACGTCCGAGGGAGAGTTTTCCATCACCGTCGGCGTCCCGTTCGATGACTCCAAGTGGTTCCGTGGACGCGAAACCACAAAGCGTGCGACGTCGACGTGCCCTGACGAGTCGTGCTGCCGGAAGCCCGCAGCGGATGCCGCGGCCCGATGGAGCGGAAAAGCATGGCCGAGCGCCCGCGTGCACATGCAGATGTTCTCACCTCTTCCCCGCGGCGCATTTCCCGGGGTCGATGACAACGAGGTGTACTCATTCCTCGACCGGCACGCCTCAAGCTGACCGCGATATCACACAAGAATAGAGGCATGAAACAGCAGCGAGCCTGGGTGGGCCGAGTTACTATCGGCGTCAGTCTCGATGGTTTCATCGCACGACCGAACGGTGATATCTCCTGGCTGCTTGACCCACCAGCGGGCCGGGCCCACGCTCACATCAGCAGCACACGTCGAGCCGAGTCCTGGGACACTTTCTTTCCTACTATCGATCACATCGTGA from Microbacterium endophyticum includes the following:
- a CDS encoding helix-turn-helix transcriptional regulator, which produces MAQRSMELTTLGHRIRHYRQAAGLTLDELGSAVGVAGSHLSLIENGKREPKLSLLQSISRVTNTDLSQLLSTEPPNRRAALEIELNRAQSSTVFRRLGIAPVKVTKSTPDETIETVLGLHHELQRRERDAIATPEEARRANTELRHRMREKNNYLPEIEALAEKQLKAVGHTSGALTHRSVSVMAEQLGFELLYVSDLPHSARSVTDLENGRIYLPPASIPGGHGLRSMALQAMAHRLLGHTQPTDYADFLQQRLEINYFAACCLMPETNAVAMLHQAKRDRDIAVEDFRDAFGVTHEAAGMRMTNLMTQHFDIPLHFLRVDSAGAINRVYENDDLPLPMDVTGAVEGQVACKWFSARSAFSEQNRTTEHYQYTDTPSGTFWCATQTGTTSEGEFSITVGVPFDDSKWFRGRETTKRATSTCPDESCCRKPAADAAARWSGKAWPSARVHMQMFSPLPRGAFPGVDDNEVYSFLDRHASS